From a region of the Paenibacillus sp. FSL R10-2734 genome:
- a CDS encoding MarR family transcriptional regulator — MPHQVDPLIERLGLSMWRVQRKILSQMSLHKELGLTVPQMGLLNIVAKEKKSRVVQLAESMEVKSSAITVMLDRLEGLGFIKRETDGNDRRAVVVTITEKGQQTLEEGHSRSKQLLAEHLSILKPEELRNFAEYYRMIENQER; from the coding sequence TCCATGTGGAGGGTACAGCGTAAGATATTGTCTCAAATGTCTTTGCATAAAGAACTCGGACTTACTGTACCTCAGATGGGTCTGTTAAATATAGTAGCGAAAGAGAAGAAGTCGCGGGTGGTACAGCTGGCGGAGTCTATGGAGGTCAAATCCAGCGCTATTACAGTGATGTTAGATCGTCTGGAAGGGCTAGGTTTTATTAAGCGTGAGACCGATGGAAACGATCGGAGAGCGGTAGTGGTGACTATCACCGAGAAAGGTCAGCAAACACTTGAAGAAGGGCATTCCCGTTCAAAACAACTGCTTGCTGAGCATTTATCCATACTGAAGCCGGAAGAGCTGCGAAATTTCGCGGAGTACTACCGTATGATCGAGAATCAGGAACGGTAA